A genomic window from Myxococcales bacterium includes:
- a CDS encoding molybdenum cofactor guanylyltransferase, with amino-acid sequence MGSPKGLLTLGGRPLVERWLAVLERLGVPYVLVGARPEYAHLPATTLADSPAGVGPLGGLSALLEHAEARGFTAAVAVACDMPYVDEALLARLLARGPAPAVAARRDGRWEPFFARYDVASLRPLLTSRLAEGRHDLQGLLALASTVELSLTDEERGRLRDWDTPADVAADTHADTHAGRESPP; translated from the coding sequence ATGGGCTCCCCCAAGGGGCTGCTCACCCTCGGTGGACGCCCGCTCGTGGAGCGATGGCTCGCCGTGCTGGAGCGCCTCGGTGTGCCCTACGTCTTGGTGGGCGCGCGACCCGAATATGCGCACCTCCCCGCGACGACGCTAGCCGACAGCCCCGCGGGGGTGGGACCGCTCGGCGGCCTCTCCGCGCTGCTGGAGCACGCGGAGGCGCGCGGGTTCACCGCCGCCGTCGCCGTGGCCTGCGACATGCCGTATGTCGACGAGGCGCTGCTCGCGCGGCTCCTCGCGCGCGGCCCGGCGCCGGCGGTCGCCGCACGGCGAGACGGGCGCTGGGAGCCGTTCTTCGCGCGCTACGACGTGGCGAGCCTGCGCCCCCTGCTCACCTCGCGGCTCGCCGAGGGGCGCCACGATCTTCAGGGGTTGCTGGCGCTCGCCAGTACGGTCGAGCTGTCGTTGACCGATGAAGAGCGTGGTAGGCTTCGCGACTGGGATACACCGGCGGACGTCGCCGCCGACACGCACGCCGACACGCACGCTGGAAGGGAGTCGCCCCCATGA
- a CDS encoding MBL fold metallo-hydrolase, with the protein MLGPTDVAPGVARVAARTPTLPPATHTNSYALGTREVLLVEPATPDDDELAEWLAWARGLVSAGRTLVGLLATHHHVDHVGGLDVLARELGLALFVHADTAARVAFRGPVRTLDDGDVLTLEGPHRMTLRVLHTPGHAPGHLCLFDEASGTLVVGDMVASEGTILIAPASGGGDMAAYLCQLRRLGALDAATALPAHGDPIHGPRAHFERYVAHRLAREERVRQATRAAGDTLDALVRVAYGDTPAALHPIAKLSLEAHLEKLVAEGHVKRDGDVFFSAGSTGGK; encoded by the coding sequence ATGCTCGGACCCACGGACGTCGCTCCCGGCGTCGCGCGCGTGGCGGCGCGCACGCCCACGCTCCCGCCCGCGACCCACACGAACAGCTACGCGCTGGGTACGCGCGAGGTGCTCTTGGTCGAGCCCGCGACGCCCGACGACGACGAGCTCGCCGAGTGGCTCGCCTGGGCGCGCGGTCTCGTCAGCGCAGGCCGGACGCTCGTGGGGCTCCTCGCGACTCACCACCACGTCGACCACGTCGGGGGCCTCGACGTGCTGGCGCGGGAGCTCGGCCTCGCCCTCTTCGTGCACGCCGACACCGCAGCCCGCGTCGCCTTCCGCGGGCCCGTGCGCACCCTCGACGACGGCGACGTGCTCACGTTGGAGGGGCCTCACCGGATGACGCTGCGGGTGCTCCACACTCCCGGGCACGCGCCGGGGCACCTGTGCCTGTTCGACGAAGCCAGCGGGACCCTCGTCGTGGGCGACATGGTGGCGAGCGAGGGGACCATCCTGATCGCGCCCGCCTCCGGGGGCGGGGACATGGCCGCCTACCTGTGCCAGCTGAGGCGCCTCGGCGCCCTCGACGCGGCGACCGCGTTGCCCGCCCACGGCGACCCGATCCACGGGCCGCGCGCCCACTTCGAGCGGTACGTGGCCCACCGGCTCGCGCGGGAGGAGCGCGTGCGCCAGGCGACGCGCGCCGCGGGAGACACCCTCGACGCGCTGGTTCGAGTCGCGTACGGCGACACACCCGCCGCGCTCCACCCGATCGCGAAGCTCAGCCTGGAGGCGCACCTCGAGAAGCTCGTGGCGGAGGGTCACGTGAAGCGCGATGGCGACGTCTTCTTCTCCGCGGGGAGCACCGGCGGGAAATAG
- a CDS encoding SRPBCC domain-containing protein, producing MATKKKASKATRATRAPKASPARAKEKVSPAAPPGVALRLTAELAAPPVRVFDAWMSGEGHAAFTGAGATVEARVGGRHTAWDGYIEGTTVEVARPDRIVQTWRTSEFPAAAPDSRIELSFRPSAIGTELTLVHTGIPRGQGAKYRRGWEEHYFSLMRAHFGRGSS from the coding sequence ATGGCAACGAAGAAGAAGGCGTCGAAGGCGACCCGCGCGACGAGGGCGCCCAAGGCGAGCCCCGCGCGGGCGAAAGAGAAGGTCTCCCCCGCCGCACCCCCGGGGGTCGCGCTCCGACTCACGGCAGAGCTCGCGGCGCCGCCGGTGCGCGTCTTCGACGCGTGGATGAGCGGGGAAGGGCACGCCGCGTTCACCGGGGCGGGAGCGACCGTCGAGGCGCGGGTCGGCGGCCGGCACACGGCGTGGGACGGCTACATCGAGGGGACGACCGTCGAGGTCGCGCGTCCGGACCGCATCGTCCAGACCTGGCGCACGAGCGAGTTCCCCGCGGCCGCCCCCGACTCGCGAATCGAGCTGTCCTTTCGGCCGAGCGCGATCGGCACGGAGCTCACCCTCGTGCACACGGGCATTCCGCGCGGTCAGGGCGCGAAATACCGGCGAGGCTGGGAGGAGCACTACTTCTCGCTGATGCGCGCGCACTTCGGCCGCGGCTCTAGTTAG